One window of the Torulaspora delbrueckii CBS 1146 chromosome 6, complete genome genome contains the following:
- the ARP6 gene encoding Arp6p (similar to Saccharomyces cerevisiae ARP6 (YLR085C); ancestral locus Anc_8.258), with translation MESEPLVVDNGSYEVKFGYSTTSQPFRALNALARDKFGATYLSNQINQIKDISSVSFKRPHEYGQLTSWELQSCVWDYCFFNPNEFDGFDLKDSKGQHLIASETCMTLPELSKNMDQVVFEEYEFDSLLKAPISGFMPFSKHTENTKVISGKGDSESGTSTSETKDYEPFQMVIDSGFNCTWVVPIIKGVPFYKAVKKLDLGGRFINGLLKETLSFRHYNVMDETILVNNIKEKCLFMSPVSYFDSFAKKDQTAVEYVLPDFQTTFLGYVADRKNPPSKDAQTVTLRDELFSVPETFFHPEIAQLLKPGIIETILESLSLVPEPLRPLMVSNILCTGGNFNLPHFPERLATELQRQLPTDWSAKIYLPQPKSCELAGWCSMSAFASTDLYKAARVSRQEYYEHGVEWTTKNRFGYQNWI, from the coding sequence ATGGAATCAGAACCATTAGTGGTAGATAATGGGTCATACGAGGTCAAGTTTGGGTATTCAACGACTAGTCAGCCCTTCAGAGCTTTAAATGCTCTCGCTAGAGACAAGTTTGGTGCTACATATCTCTCAAACCAGATCAATCAGATAAAAGATATTTCATCTGTCAGTTTCAAACGACCTCACGAATATGGACAACTGACCTCGTGGGAGTTGCAAAGTTGTGTTTGGGACTACTGCTTTTTCAATCcaaatgaatttgatgggTTTGATCTCAAGGATAGCAAAGGACAGCATTTGATAGCCAGTGAGACCTGTATGACTCTACCAGAATTGAGCAAGAATATGGATCAAGTagtttttgaagaatacgaGTTTGATAGTCTCTTAAAGGCGCCTATCTCAGGGTTTATGCCCTTCAGCAAACACACTGAGAACACCAAGGTGATATCTGGTAAAGGTGATTCTGAATCTGGTACTTCTACAAGCGAAACGAAGGACTACGAACCGTTCCAAATGGTTATCGACTCAGGATTCAATTGCACTTGGGTAGTACCGATCATCAAAGGTGTCCCATTCTACAAAGCTGTTAAGAAACTAGATCTCGGTGGCAGATTTATCAATGGACTACTCAAAGAAACGCTTTCTTTTAGACACTATAACGTGATGGATGAGACTATCTTAGTCAACAATATCAAGGAGAAATGTCTATTTATGAGCCCTGTCTCTTACTTTGACAGTTTTGCTAAAAAGGACCAAACTGCAGTAGAATACGTACTGCCGGACTTCCAAACTACATTTCTGGGCTACGTGGCAGACCGTAAGAACCCCCCGTCAAAAGATGCACAGACAGTAACACTACGCGATGAACTATTTTCCGTGCCTGAGACGTTCTTCCACCCGGAGATCGCCCAACTGCTTAAACCGGGAATCATCGAGACCATCCTCGAGAGTCTTTCCCTTGTCCCGGAACCCCTCAGGCCATTAATGGTCAGCAACATCCTATGCACCGGAGGAAACTTCAACCTGCCGCATTTCCCAGAGAGACTAGCTACCGAACTACAAAGGCAGCTGCCCACCGACTGGTCAGCCAAGATTTACCTACCACAACCGAAATCTTGTGAGCTAGCTGGCTGGTGCTCTATGAGTGCATTTGCCTCTACTGATCTCTACAAAGCTGCACGAGTTTCCCGTCAAGAATACTACGAACACGGCGTCGAATGGACTACAAAGAACAGGTTTGGCTACCAAAACTGGATATAG
- the TDEL0F03840 gene encoding putative phosphotransferase (similar to Saccharomyces cerevisiae YDR109C; ancestral locus Anc_8.257), producing MRHRGQSRSSLSIAQQRFMSQSMAAISLEQAMIYYVGVDVGTGSARACIIDNTGNILSLAEKPIQREELKPNYITQSSQEIWQSICHCVKSVVRDSGVPVERIHGIGFDATCSLVVVDDEDKEVGVGPVFANNDQNIVLWMDHRAIAETNEINATNDKCLKYVGGQMSVEMEIPKIKWLKNNLPKEQFDKCKFFDLADYLTFKATNKDTRSFCSTVCKQGLIPIGVEGSKEGWSKDFLNTINLPELVENVFCQDRWPATATAADGTTHSFLSAGEYVGALDEEAAEELGLPVHCVVGSGVIDAYAGWVGTVAAQTDVELPDLAEADRTKKGIDRATGRLAAVAGTSTCHIALSRDPVFVNGVWGPYRDVMAHGFWAAEGGQSCTGALLAHVMSTHPAFTELSHLSDAANISKFDYLNSRLETLVQQRGDRSVVALAKHLYFYGDYHGNRSPIADPSMRAAIIGQSMDNSIDDLAIMYLGACEFIAQQTRQIVEKMCDAGHQISTIFMSGGQCRNGLLMRLLADCTGLPIIIPRYIDAAVVFGSALLGAVASESFNSHHAKSEITRRRKSSLTNLDPSSLPSASGKGPLSQLGKMKPDLPSPYTAPHATSSTSQIAATSGSFPFPVVGESSEAITEEANDSEGPVSFKPTRATSQEGLATRNPPNNGDALWDVMYQMTGGGKVVRPSPEDDPDRVLLNAKYKIFLDMADSQRRYREAIDKVEKAIAK from the coding sequence atgCGTCATAGAGGACAATCTCGctcttctctttcaattgctcaGCAGAGATTCATGTCGCAGTCAATGGCTGCCATAAGTCTCGAGCAGGCAATGATTTATTATGTCGGTGTTGATGTTGGTACTGGTTCTGCAAGAGCTTGTATCATCGATAACACAGGTAATATCTTATCATTGGCTGAAAAACCTATCCAGAGAGAGGAATTGAAGCCCAACTACATTACACAATCTTCCCAGGAAATATGGCAATCGATTTGTCACTGTGTTAAGTCTGTGGTGAGGGATTCGGGAGTTCCTGTGGAGAGAATTCATGGTATTGGGTTTGATGCTACCTGTTCTCTTGTGGTAGTTGATGACGAGGACAAGGAAGTCGGCGTAGGTCCTGTTTTTGCCAATAACGACCAGAACATTGTATTATGGATGGACCACCGTGCTATCGCGGAGACTAATGAAATTAATGCTACTAATGATAAATGTTTGAAATACGTGGGTGGCCAGATGTCTGTGGAGATGGAAATCCCAAAGATTAAgtggttgaagaacaatttaccaaaagaacaatttgaCAAATGCAAATTTTTTGACTTAGCAGATTATCTGACTTTTAAGGCTACAAATAAAGACACTCGTTCATTCTGTTCGACTGTGTGTAAGCAAGGTTTGATACCTATTGGTGTTGAGGGGTCTAAGGAAGGCTGGTCGAAGGACTTCTTGAATACCATTAACCTTCCTGAATTAGTTGAAAACGTattttgccaagatcgGTGGCCTGCAACAGCCACTGCTGCAGATGGCACTACACACAGTTTCCTCAGTGCCGGTGAATACGTTGGTGccttggatgaagaagccgCTGAAGAGTTGGGTCTACCAGTTCACTGTGTGGTCGGTTCAGGTGTTATTGATGCCTACGCCGGTTGGGTTGGTACGGTTGCAGCTCAAACCGATGTCGAACTTCCTGATCTCGCTGAAGCTGACAGGACAAAGAAAGGTATCGATAGAGCCACCGGTAGACTGGCTGCGGTCGCTGGTACTTCCACCTGCCACATTGCTCTTTCTCGTGATCCAGTGTTTGTGAACGGTGTCTGGGGTCCTTACAGAGACGTTATGGCTCACGGTTTCTGGGCAGCTGAAGGTGGTCAAAGTTGTACCGGTGCTTTACTCGCTCACGTTATGTCTACACATCCAGCTTTCACTGAGTTATCTCATCTCTCTGATGCTGCAAATATCTCCAAATTCGACTATTTGAATTCCAGACTGGAAACTTTAGTTCAACAACGTGGTGACCGTTCAGTCGTCGCATTGGCCAAACATCTATATTTCTATGGTGACTACCACGGTAATAGATCGCCAATCGCCGATCCTTCCATGAGAGCAGCCATCATTGGTCAATCCATGGATAACTCCATCGATGACTTGGCAATCATGTACTTGGGTGCATGTGAGTTCATCGCTCAGCAAACAAGACAAATCGTTGAAAAGATGTGTGACGCAGGTCACCAGATTTCTACTATTTTTATGTCCGGTGGTCAATGTAGAAATGGTTTACTAATGAGATTGCTGGCAGACTGTACTGGCTTGCCAATCATCATTCCAAGATACATTGATGCTGCAGTGGTATTTGGTTCGGCCCTACTGGGTGCAGTAGCCAGTGAATCCTTCAACTCACATCACGCCAAGTCCgaaattacaagaagaagaaagtctTCCCTAACTAACTTGGACCCTTCATCGCTACCTTCCGCGTCAGGTAAAGGACCACTGAGCCAACTAGGTAAGATGAAGCCAGACTTACCTTCCCCATACACAGCACCTCACGCTACGTCCAGTACCTCACAAATCGCCGCCACATCTGGTTCATTCCCTTTCCCAGTAGTAGGGGAATCTTCGGAAGCTATTACTGAAGAGGCCAACGACAGTGAAGGACCTGTTAGCTTCAAACCAACGAGGGCTACCAGTCAAGAAGGCCTAGCCACCCGCAATCCTCCTAACAATGGAGACGCACTGTGGGACGTCATGTACCAAATGACCGGTGGTGGTAAAGTCGTCAGACCTTCCCCTGAGGATGACCCAGATCGTGTGCTATTGAATGCTAAATACAAGATTTTCCTCGACATGGCGGACTCCCAAAGAAGATACAGGGAAGCCATTGATAAGGTTGAAAAGGCTATTGCCAAATAA
- the SMC4 gene encoding condensin subunit SMC4 (similar to Saccharomyces cerevisiae SMC4 (YLR086W); ancestral locus Anc_8.259), with protein sequence MPDTPLTKRQRVNDNESREFEAVNGSTKSPLTSNSNSTISHTPKKLVIGTNDDTTSQSQPIVSSSSLQAPSLQHPNSSSRGREQRTYSQSPPRSPGRSPTRKLELIKISPVKKNRLELQRLYDAEQSQRNAARLCINKLVLQDFKSYAGRQVVGPFHSSFSAVVGPNGSGKSNVIDSMLFVFGFRANKMRQDRLSDLIHNSEVHPNLKSCSVEVHFQYVVDEPDGTTRIDEEKPTLVVTRKAFKNNSSKYYVNDKESNYTEVTQLLKKEGIDLDHKRFLILQGEVENIAQMRPKAEKEGEDGLLEYLEDITGTAKYKPQIETILQEIEVLNESCIEKENRFHIVDQEKSSLETGKDEALEFLEKEKTLTLLRSKMIQYKIWQNDIKLTSTLDKSSKLKGQLDQENEKYSETLKEVDSLKDESKQVAKRIETLAIEEKALLAQKRGLDQQRVAIEEKIKSVNQKTNKAEKLLKSNQHSLNATEANLRELRQSQLDYEKELQDLNQELITERAKLEDVKISLKEKTVNISAGIAQYEKDLEPWDGQLQQKRAEIQLAESELSLLKDTNARINKDIEQLKNEIARGGEEKLAKEKVIRELKQEESDVTAEVHTAGAECSSASARLKKMHEILIAQRQRTLDARAAFSSAQNKSTVLTALTKLQKSGRISGFHGRLGDLGVIDEKYDVAISTACPRLEDIVVESVECGQQCIEYLRKNKLGYARFILLDKLRKFHTGKIQTPENVPRLFDLVKPKDDKFIPAFYSVLRDTLAAQSLAQANRVAYGKKRFRVVSLDGKLIDISGTMSGGGSHVVRGLMRLSQNNSYSPDIFSPEEVAQLENELTEKEKSFQIASDTFREMEDQLKKLKDRVPEIQLKVSKLVMETESWMSELKLKEKLLLERLEAQKKATGKNEEYQLAEARVKTLKDEQRALSDQTTTTRQKIAVLKDKIMEIGGSELQIQNSKVTSTIQRMEILTSKQKKGKASIKKAENELKKSAKIVGNTQKDLDLYSQEIASLKENADNVQQTLESVEKSVDEQQDLSHEMNEKLDQLKQRLAQMEAGFTEFKSLKIEINDKLEKLNALLGHITKEVRQLESDLNNLKIRDVTRTLQLLDEGESTNNSKMPNELQEKRTEGADATRQEGEESDVSMEEEKSNDEVMEVDEKPHELENGLPRVSEAELKSLDVEDLGAQIEDLQNYVDSVNVDVEILEEYAKRLAEHKRRKVDLNEAVGERDAMREKLGELKKRRFDEFMQGFGIISMTLKEMYQMITMGGNAELELVDSLDPFSEGVTFSVMPPKKSWRNITNLSGGEKTLSSLALVFALHKYKPTPLYVMDEIDAALDFRNVSIVANYIKERTKNAQFIVISLRNNMFELAQQLVGIYKTQNMTKSASLKNNDILNRT encoded by the coding sequence ATGCCTGATACGCCACTCACCAAGCGACAGAGAGTGAACGATAATGAGAGTCGGGAGTTTGAGGCGGTCAATGGATCTACAAAGTCACCTTTGacttcaaattcaaattctacGATATCGCATACGCCCAAGAAGCTGGTGATTGGCACTAATGATGATACGACCAGTCAATCACAGCCTATAgtatcatcctcatctttACAGGCTCCAAGCTTACAGCATCCCAATAGTTCATCCAGAGGACGCGAACAGCGCACTTATTCACAGTCACCACCAAGATCTCCTGGCCGATCACCTACTAGAAAGCTGGAACTTATCAAGATATCACCAGTGAAAAAGAATAGACTTGAACTGCAAAGATTATATGATGCCGAACAAAGTCAGAGGAACGCGGCAAGACTTTGTATCAATAAattagttcttcaagatttcaaaTCGTACGCTGGACGGCAGGTCGTTGGTCCATTTCATAGCAGTTTCTCGGCAGTTGTGGGACCTAACGGTTCCGGAAAATCCAATGTGATCGATTCCATGTTGTTCGTATTCGGTTTTCGAGCCAACAAGATGAGACAGGATAGACTCTCAGACCTAATTCATAATTCTGAAGTTCAcccaaatttgaaaagctgTTCAGTAGAGGTTCATTTCCAATATGTGGTCGATGAACCAGATGGTACTACGAGAATTGATGAGGAGAAACCTACGTTGGTCGTTACCAGAaaagctttcaagaataattCTTCCAAGTACTACGTTAACGACAAAGAAAGCAACTATACAGAAGTTACTCAACTACTGAAAAAGGAGGGAATTGACCTGGATCACAAGAGGTTTTTAATTCTACAAGGTGAAGTGGAAAACATTGCTCAAATGAGACCGAAAGCAGAGAAGGAAGGTGAAGATGGTTTGTTAGAGTACTTGGAGGATATTACCGGTACGGCTAAATACAAACCACAAATCGAGACGATTTTGCAGGAGATCGAAGTTTTAAATGAAAGCTGTATCGAGAAGGAGAATAGATTTCATATAGTAGATCAGGAGAAAAGCTCACTTGAAACAGGGAAAGATGAAGCTCTTGAGTTTttggagaaagagaaaacaCTCACATTACTAAGGTCAAAGATGATTCAGTACAAGATTTGGCAAAACGATATCAAGTTAACATCCACTTTGGACAAAAGCAGCAAGCTAAAGGGTCAGCtggatcaagaaaatgagaaaTACTCAGAAACTTTAAAAGAAGTTGATTCGCTTAAAGATGAGAGTAAACAGGTCGCGAAACGAATTGAAACGCTGGCTATAGAGGAGAAAGCTTTGCTGGCCCAAAAAAGAGGTCTGGACCAGCAAAGAGTGGCTATAGAGGAGAAGATCAAGTCTGTCAACCAAAAAACAAATAAAGCTGAAAAGCTATTGAAATCGAATCAACACTCTTTGAATGCAACAGAGGCAAATTTGAGGGAACTAAGACAATCGCAACTTGACTATGAAAAGGAGCTTCAGGACCTCAATCAGGAACTCATTACGGAGCGTGcaaaacttgaagatgtcaagatatctttgaaagaaaagacAGTTAATATATCAGCCGGAATTGCCCAATACGAAAAGGATTTAGAACCCTGGGATGGGCAGCTTCAGCAAAAGAGGGCAGAGATACAACTTGCAGAATCTGAGCTTTCTTTACTCAAGGATACAAATGCGAGGATAAATAAAGACATCGAACAATTAAAGAATGAAATAGCTCGAGGAGGCGAAGAAAAGCTTGCGAAAGAGAAAGTTATCAGAGAATTGAAGCAGGAAGAATCAGATGTAACAGCGGAGGTACACACAGCAGGCGCAGAATGCTCCAGTGCCAGCGcaagattgaaaaagatgCATGAAATTTTGATCGCCCAAAGGCAACGCACATTAGATGCCAGAGCAGCTTTTTCCAGTGCCCAAAACAAGAGCACAGTTTTGACTGCTCTTACAAAACTACAAAAGTCAGGCCGAATCAGTGGATTTCATGGTAGGCTGGGTGATCTGGGAGTCATAGACGAAAAATACGATGTGGCAATATCTACTGCTTGCCCTCGTTTGGAGGACATTGTCGTCGAATCTGTGGAATGTGGTCAGCAGTGCATCGAATACCTAAGGAAAAATAAGCTTGGTTATGCAAGATTCATCTTACTGGACAAATTGCGCAAATTTCACACGGGCAAGATTCAAACTCCAGAGAACGTTCCACGACTATTCGATTTAGTCAAACCGAAGGATGATAAATTCATACCGGCCTTCTACAGTGTGCTAAGAGATACCTTGGCCGCTCAAAGTTTGGCTCAGGCAAATAGAGTTGCTTACGGAAAAAAGAGGTTCCGAGTTGTAAGTCTTGATGGAAAGCTGATTGACATATCAGGCACTATGAGTGGTGGCGGTTCGCATGTTGTGCGTGGGCTTATGAGACTAAGTCAAAACAACTCTTACAGCCCTGATATATTCAGTCCAGAGGAAGTTGCCCAGCTTGAAAATGAGTTAactgagaaggaaaagagcTTTCAGATTGCTAGCGACACATTTCGTGAAATGGAGGATCAGCTaaagaagctgaaagaCAGGGTACCCGAGATTCAGCTCAAGGTATCAAAGTTAGTGATGGAAACAGAATCATGGATGAgtgaattgaaattgaaggagaagCTGCTGCTCGAAAGACTAGAAGCTCAAAAGAAGGCCACGGGGAAGAATGAAGAGTATCAGTTGGCAGAAGCTCGAGTGAAAACGCTCAAAGATGAGCAAAGAGCACTTTCTGATCAAACAACAACTACTCGGCAAAAGATAGCTGTTTTGAAGGACAAGATTATGGAAATCGGTGGGTCTGAACTGCAAATCCAGAACTCCAAAGTAACTTCGACGATACAGCGAATGGAGATACTTACATCTAAACAAAAGAAAGGTAAAGCTAGTATCAAAAAGGCAGAGAATGAGCTCAAGAAGTCTGCTAAAATAGTAGGCAATACCCAAAAAGACTTGGACCTGTATTCGCAGGAAATTgcttcattgaaagaaaacgCCGACAACGTGCAGCAGACCTTAGAATCCGTCGAAAAGTCTGTTGATGAACAGCAAGATCTCAGTCATGAAATGAATGAAAAGTTAGATCAGCTGAAACAGCGGCTTGCTCAGATGGAGGCCGGTTTCACTGAGTTCAAGTCACTGAAGATAGAAATAAACGACAAATTGGAGAAACTGAATGCATTGTTGGGCCACATAACGAAAGAAGTACGACAGCTGGAGAGCGACTTAAATAACCTTAAGATAAGGGATGTTACGAGAACTTTGCAGCTCCTTGACGAAGGTGAAAGCACAAATAACTCGAAAATGCCTAACGAATTGCAAGAAAAGAGAACAGAAGGGGCAGATGCTACGAGgcaagaaggagaagagaGCGATGTCTCAAtggaggaagaaaaatccAACGATGAAGTAATGGAAGTAGATGAGAAACCACATGAGCTCGAAAATGGGCTTCCGCGTGTATCTGAAGCGGAGCTCAAGAGCTTAGATGTCGAAGATCTTGGTGCTCAGATAGAAGACTTACAAAACTATGTCGATTCCGTTAACGTTGATGTCGAGATCTTAGAAGAATATGCAAAGAGGTTGGCAGAACACAAACGAAGAAAGGTAGATCTCAATGAGGCAGTTGGGGAGCGAGATGCTATGAGAGAAAAACTTGgggaattgaagaaaaggcGCTTTGACGAGTTTATGCAAGGCTTCGGGATAATCTCGATGACCTTGAAGGAGATGTATCAAATGATTACTATGGGTGGTAATGCCGAATTGGAATTAGTCGACAGTTTAGATCCATTCTCGGAAGGTGTGACTTTCAGCGTGATGCCACCGAAAAAGAGTTGGAGAAATATTACGAATCTGTctggtggtgaaaagaCTCTCAGTTCTTTGGCGCTCGTTTTTGCCCTGCATAAGTACAAGCCCACACCTCTTTACGTCAtggatgagattgatgCAGCATTAGATTTTCGAAATGTTTCGATTGTTGCAAATTACATCAAGGAGCGGACCAAGAACGCCCAATTCATTGTTATTTCCCTACGAAATAACATGTTTGAATTAGCTCAGCAGCTAGTCGGTATCTACAAAACTCAAAATATGACGAAGAGCGCCAGTCTGAAAAATAATGACATATTAAATAGAACATAA